Proteins found in one Streptococcus criceti HS-6 genomic segment:
- a CDS encoding NAD-dependent succinate-semialdehyde dehydrogenase: MAYKTTYPYTDEVLKSYNNVTDQDIENALAAGHALYKTWRENDQLHERKAILHKVADLLRRDRDKYAEIMTKDMGKLFVEAQGEVDLCAAIADYYADKAEEFLKPQPLETDTGDAYYIKQATGVLLAVEPWNFPFYQVMRVFAPNFMVGNTMVLKHASICPGSGQAFEDLVNEAGAPQGSFKNLFASYSQVSDIIADPRVTGVCLTGSERGGASIAAEAGKNLKKSSMELGGNDAFIILDDANWDDLKALLPDVRLYNAGQVCTSSKRFIVLEKDYDKFVNMLVEAFKTAKWGDPMQADTTLAPLSSASAKEEVLDQIKLAVDNGAKVAFGNQPIDHPGYFVMPTILTDITKENPIYNQEIFGPVASVYKVATEEEAIALANDSSYGLGGTVFSSNPEHAESVAAKVETGMSFINSGWASLPELPFGGIKNSGYGRELSELGFDTFTNEHLIYTPKK, from the coding sequence ATGGCTTATAAAACTACCTACCCTTACACTGACGAGGTTTTAAAATCCTACAACAATGTCACAGATCAAGACATCGAAAATGCCCTAGCTGCAGGTCACGCCCTCTATAAAACTTGGCGCGAAAACGATCAGCTACACGAACGCAAAGCTATCTTGCATAAAGTAGCCGATCTTTTGCGGCGAGACCGCGATAAATATGCTGAAATTATGACCAAGGACATGGGTAAGCTCTTTGTTGAAGCCCAAGGAGAAGTGGACCTCTGTGCAGCTATTGCTGATTATTATGCTGACAAAGCGGAAGAATTCTTGAAACCACAGCCTCTGGAAACTGATACGGGTGATGCCTACTATATTAAACAGGCCACTGGGGTACTTTTAGCTGTTGAACCTTGGAACTTCCCCTTTTATCAAGTCATGCGAGTCTTTGCACCTAATTTCATGGTAGGAAACACCATGGTACTCAAACATGCATCCATCTGTCCAGGCTCTGGCCAAGCTTTTGAAGACTTGGTTAATGAAGCAGGCGCTCCTCAAGGCTCTTTCAAGAATCTTTTTGCTAGCTATTCACAAGTTTCCGATATTATTGCCGACCCTCGGGTGACTGGGGTTTGCTTGACTGGTTCCGAACGGGGAGGTGCCTCCATCGCTGCTGAAGCCGGGAAGAACTTGAAGAAATCTTCTATGGAATTGGGAGGTAATGATGCCTTTATTATCTTAGATGACGCTAACTGGGATGACCTCAAGGCTCTCCTGCCTGATGTCCGCCTCTATAATGCCGGTCAAGTCTGCACCTCATCTAAACGCTTCATCGTTTTAGAAAAAGATTATGATAAATTCGTGAACATGCTAGTTGAAGCCTTCAAAACAGCTAAGTGGGGTGACCCGATGCAAGCCGACACGACACTGGCTCCTCTATCATCAGCTTCCGCCAAGGAAGAAGTCTTAGATCAAATTAAACTAGCCGTCGACAATGGTGCTAAGGTCGCCTTTGGTAACCAGCCGATTGATCACCCTGGTTACTTTGTCATGCCAACCATTTTGACAGATATCACCAAAGAAAACCCTATCTATAATCAAGAAATTTTCGGTCCTGTTGCCTCGGTTTACAAGGTAGCTACCGAAGAGGAAGCCATTGCTTTAGCCAATGATTCCAGCTACGGTCTCGGCGGTACGGTATTTTCTAGCAATCCTGAACATGCAGAAAGCGTTGCTGCTAAGGTCGAAACTGGTATGTCCTTTATCAATTCTGGCTGGGCTTCTCTGCCTGAACTGCCATTTGGCGGTATTAAAAATTCTGGTTACGGTCGTGAGCTGAGTGAGCTTGGTTTT
- a CDS encoding sigma-70 family RNA polymerase sigma factor: MDKEKLKDIFDKLSALPPEEEEEFEEVTAKEIVAAGLLFCLKEVLDMDDSSFVSAFGQVEKTVNKLARDYYIKLWTYDDWRQEARIILYQLLERFPALANDEEKLRAYFKTKFRSYVLDNIRKQESQKRAFDKMIYEEISELGHMIPSQQMDPADYCALKDKLAELKSKLCPEDYAKILLLMRGNSFKGKRAFIKDIKVEFKDFDNDD; encoded by the coding sequence ATGGATAAAGAAAAACTCAAAGATATTTTTGACAAACTTTCTGCTTTGCCACCGGAAGAGGAAGAAGAATTTGAGGAAGTGACAGCAAAAGAGATTGTTGCTGCTGGTTTATTATTCTGTTTGAAAGAGGTATTGGATATGGATGATTCTTCGTTTGTTAGTGCGTTTGGACAAGTTGAAAAAACTGTTAATAAGTTAGCAAGAGATTATTATATTAAATTGTGGACTTATGATGACTGGAGGCAAGAAGCGCGGATTATTCTTTATCAATTACTAGAAAGGTTTCCAGCGCTTGCAAATGATGAAGAAAAGCTGAGAGCTTATTTCAAAACTAAGTTTAGAAGTTATGTTTTGGATAATATTCGTAAGCAAGAGAGTCAGAAACGGGCTTTTGATAAAATGATTTATGAAGAAATCTCTGAATTGGGGCATATGATTCCTTCCCAGCAGATGGACCCAGCTGATTACTGTGCTCTGAAAGACAAATTAGCAGAGCTCAAAAGTAAATTGTGCCCCGAGGATTATGCGAAAATTTTATTGTTAATGAGAGGCAATTCATTTAAAGGGAAACGAGCTTTTATCAAAGATATTAAGGTTGAATTTAAAGATTTTGACAACGATGATTAG
- the rplM gene encoding 50S ribosomal protein L13 has translation MNKTTYMAKPGEVERKWYVVDATDVPLGRLSAVVASVLRGKNKPTFTPHTDTGDFVIVINAEKVKLTGKKATDKIYYTHSMYPGGLKQISAGELRSKNAVRLIEKSVKGMLPHNTLGRAQGMKLKVFVGSEHTHAAQQPEVLDISGLI, from the coding sequence ATGAATAAAACGACATACATGGCTAAGCCAGGTGAAGTTGAACGTAAATGGTACGTTGTTGATGCTACAGATGTCCCACTTGGCCGTCTTTCTGCAGTAGTTGCTAGCGTACTTCGTGGTAAAAACAAACCGACCTTTACCCCTCACACTGATACAGGTGATTTTGTCATTGTTATCAATGCTGAAAAAGTTAAATTAACTGGTAAAAAAGCGACTGATAAAATTTATTATACTCACTCAATGTATCCAGGTGGGTTGAAGCAAATCTCTGCTGGTGAGTTGCGTTCTAAGAATGCTGTTCGCTTGATTGAAAAATCAGTTAAGGGTATGCTTCCGCATAATACTCTTGGACGCGCACAAGGCATGAAGTTGAAAGTTTTCGTAGGTAGCGAACATACGCATGCTGCACAACAACCAGAAGTTCTTGATATTTCAGGTCTTATCTAA
- the rpsI gene encoding 30S ribosomal protein S9, translating to MAQAQYAGTGRRKNAVARVRLVPGTGKITVNNKDVEEYIPHADLRLVINQPFAVTSTIGSYDVFVNVVGGGYAGQSGAIRHGIARALLQVDPDFRDSLKRAGLLTRDARMVERKKPGLKKARKASQFSKR from the coding sequence ATGGCACAAGCACAATATGCAGGTACTGGTCGTCGTAAAAACGCTGTTGCACGCGTTCGTTTGGTTCCAGGTACTGGTAAAATTACTGTTAATAACAAAGATGTAGAAGAATACATTCCACACGCTGATCTTCGTCTCGTTATTAACCAACCATTTGCAGTTACATCAACTATTGGTTCATACGATGTTTTTGTTAACGTTGTTGGTGGTGGTTATGCAGGTCAGTCAGGTGCAATCCGTCATGGTATTGCACGTGCATTGCTGCAAGTAGATCCAGATTTTCGTGATTCACTCAAACGCGCTGGACTTCTTACTCGTGATGCCCGTATGGTTGAACGTAAGAAACCAGGTCTTAAGAAAGCACGTAAAGCTAGTCAGTTCTCAAAACGTTAA
- the ruvB gene encoding Holliday junction branch migration DNA helicase RuvB, whose amino-acid sequence MARILDDEMMESEEQVERTLRPQTFKEYIGQDKVKDQLAIFIEAAKLRDEALDHVLLFGPPGLGKTTMAFVIANELGVNLKQTSGPAIEKAGDLVAILNDLEPGDVLFIDEIHRMPMAIEEVLYSAMEDFYIDIMIGAGESSRSVHLDLPPFTLIGATTRAGMLSNPLRARFGINGHMEYYKEADLTEIVERTAEIFEADITHEAALELAKRSRGTPRIANRLLKRVRDYAQIVGDGLIDAQIADKALTMLDVDQEGLDYIDQKILRTMIEMYGGGPVGLGTLAINIAEERETVEDMYEPYLIQKGFIMRTRSGRMATAKAYEHLGIDQKIN is encoded by the coding sequence ATGGCTAGAATTTTAGATGATGAAATGATGGAGAGCGAGGAACAGGTCGAGCGAACGCTACGGCCTCAAACTTTCAAGGAATATATTGGGCAGGATAAGGTTAAGGATCAATTGGCCATTTTTATTGAGGCAGCTAAGCTGCGGGATGAAGCCTTGGATCATGTTTTACTCTTTGGCCCTCCTGGTCTTGGAAAGACAACTATGGCTTTTGTGATTGCCAATGAGTTAGGAGTCAATCTCAAGCAAACCTCTGGCCCAGCTATTGAAAAAGCTGGGGACTTGGTTGCTATTCTTAATGACTTGGAACCAGGTGATGTCCTGTTTATTGATGAAATTCACAGAATGCCCATGGCTATTGAAGAAGTCCTCTACAGTGCCATGGAAGATTTTTACATTGATATCATGATTGGGGCTGGCGAGTCAAGTAGAAGTGTTCATCTGGACTTACCTCCTTTTACGCTTATTGGAGCAACGACTCGCGCAGGTATGCTTTCAAATCCTTTGAGGGCTCGTTTTGGTATCAATGGCCATATGGAGTACTATAAAGAAGCTGATTTGACTGAGATTGTTGAACGAACGGCTGAGATTTTTGAGGCTGATATTACCCATGAAGCGGCCCTTGAATTGGCCAAACGCAGCCGGGGAACTCCTCGGATCGCCAACCGGCTTCTAAAACGGGTGCGGGACTATGCTCAAATTGTTGGAGATGGTCTCATTGATGCTCAAATCGCTGACAAGGCTCTGACCATGCTGGATGTTGACCAAGAAGGATTGGACTATATTGATCAGAAAATCCTTCGAACGATGATTGAAATGTATGGAGGTGGGCCGGTTGGTCTGGGGACCTTGGCTATCAATATTGCTGAAGAGCGGGAGACAGTCGAGGATATGTATGAGCCCTATCTGATTCAAAAGGGCTTCATCATGCGGACACGCTCGGGTCGGATGGCAACTGCCAAGGCCTATGAACATTTGGGTATTGACCAGAAAATTAACTAG
- a CDS encoding low molecular weight protein-tyrosine-phosphatase gives MKKICFVCLGNICRSPMAEFIMKSMVDPAEIYVESRATSSWEHGNPIHRGTQAIFKQYGVPYSKNKTSQQISQVDIEVFDFVIGMDQQNIKDLRALFPQAPASKIQFFIEGGVPDPWFTGNFEETYQLVKAGCRSWIEKLN, from the coding sequence ATGAAAAAAATATGTTTTGTGTGTCTTGGAAATATTTGTCGCAGTCCCATGGCGGAATTTATCATGAAGTCTATGGTTGATCCTGCTGAAATTTATGTTGAGAGTCGTGCAACCTCTTCTTGGGAGCATGGAAATCCGATTCATCGGGGGACTCAGGCTATCTTTAAACAGTACGGTGTGCCTTATAGTAAGAATAAAACTTCTCAGCAAATTTCTCAGGTAGATATAGAGGTTTTTGATTTTGTTATTGGGATGGATCAACAAAACATCAAAGATTTGCGCGCCTTGTTTCCGCAGGCACCAGCTTCTAAAATACAATTTTTTATTGAGGGTGGTGTGCCGGATCCGTGGTTTACAGGAAATTTTGAAGAGACCTATCAGTTAGTAAAAGCTGGTTGTCGATCTTGGATAGAAAAATTAAATTAA
- a CDS encoding MORN repeat-containing protein, protein MEKKIKDFLSQLTRERLEIAAAIVILLCALSILKMPFGSHQTLKFDKDKIVYVGRVKNNKMNGEGNLTYKNGDQYEGDFVNGQFEGQGTFKAKSGWTYKGEFSKGQANGKGTLTTADGKKYSGRFKQGIYQK, encoded by the coding sequence ATGGAAAAGAAAATAAAAGATTTTTTGAGTCAGCTGACCAGAGAGCGATTGGAAATAGCTGCTGCTATTGTTATCCTTTTGTGTGCCCTCTCTATTTTGAAAATGCCTTTTGGTTCTCATCAGACTTTAAAGTTTGATAAGGACAAGATTGTCTATGTCGGTCGTGTTAAAAATAATAAGATGAATGGCGAAGGTAACCTCACTTATAAAAACGGGGATCAGTACGAAGGAGATTTCGTCAATGGACAATTTGAAGGTCAGGGGACTTTTAAGGCTAAAAGTGGCTGGACTTATAAAGGCGAATTTAGTAAGGGTCAGGCTAATGGTAAGGGAACCCTGACGACAGCTGATGGGAAGAAATACAGTGGAAGGTTTAAGCAAGGAATTTATCAAAAATGA
- a CDS encoding acyltransferase family protein, with the protein MRIKWFSFVRVTGLLLVLVYHFFRKALPGGFIGVDVFFAFSGFLITALLIDEYHRKQSIDLLGFLKRRFYRIVPPVVIMILVTMPFTLLVRNDFIASIGKQIVAAFGFMTNWYEIFIGSNYENQFTPHLFLHTWSLAVEVHFYIFWGVLIWWLSKRKLSQGNFRGAIFLASTGLFLLGYLTMFVGSFLTDVSFNYFSTFSHSFPFYLGAIYATMSGVTDTTKRFRKNVERWPLQRILLQFIGSFVLLLLLGFILNYEGKLTYLFGFALASLFACLMIYAARALHDKIPDVDEPLVITFFSDISYGIYLFHWPFYIIFSQLMPNWLASLLTFVLSTVFAALSFYVIEPMIAGKEPKMLGTELNIIPYKKWIKGLAGALAVASLLITFMAPKLGEFESGVLVDSLTQADTGMNLTNQRTAGDANAMNNVLIIGDSVALRSQDTFTSKMPNALLDASVSRSFDAAYETFKTNIDSNTLPETVVLAVGVNSPDNYQDDIQQFLDALPDGHRLVLVTPYDSQEDTKMSAVRDYELQLAQDNAYISVADWYQTAQDNPDIWGGTDGVHYSQSTNGADLYVQTIQDAVADAARKPAKGQ; encoded by the coding sequence ATGAGGATTAAGTGGTTTTCTTTTGTCAGGGTAACAGGACTTTTATTGGTTCTGGTCTACCACTTTTTTAGGAAAGCATTGCCCGGTGGTTTTATCGGGGTTGATGTCTTTTTTGCCTTCTCAGGATTCTTAATTACGGCTCTCTTGATTGATGAGTATCATCGCAAACAAAGTATTGACTTGTTGGGATTTCTCAAGCGGCGTTTCTATCGGATTGTTCCACCAGTGGTGATTATGATTTTGGTTACCATGCCCTTTACCCTCTTGGTCAGAAATGATTTTATCGCCAGTATCGGTAAGCAAATTGTTGCGGCTTTTGGTTTTATGACCAATTGGTATGAGATTTTTATCGGAAGTAACTATGAAAATCAGTTCACCCCCCATCTCTTTCTTCATACTTGGAGTTTGGCGGTTGAAGTGCATTTCTATATCTTTTGGGGCGTTCTTATCTGGTGGCTATCAAAGCGGAAGCTTTCACAGGGAAACTTCCGCGGAGCTATCTTTTTGGCTTCGACTGGCCTCTTTTTGCTAGGTTATTTGACCATGTTTGTCGGTAGTTTCCTTACCGATGTTTCTTTTAATTATTTTTCAACTTTTAGTCACAGCTTTCCTTTCTACCTAGGTGCCATTTATGCTACTATGTCAGGAGTAACAGATACGACTAAGCGTTTCCGAAAAAATGTGGAACGCTGGCCCTTACAGCGTATCTTGTTGCAATTTATTGGTAGTTTTGTCCTGCTTCTTTTACTTGGTTTTATCTTGAATTATGAAGGAAAACTGACTTACCTCTTTGGTTTTGCTCTGGCAAGTCTCTTTGCCTGCCTCATGATTTATGCGGCAAGAGCCCTGCATGATAAAATTCCTGATGTGGATGAACCTCTGGTTATTACCTTCTTTTCGGATATCAGTTATGGTATTTATCTTTTTCACTGGCCTTTTTACATCATCTTCTCCCAGTTAATGCCAAATTGGTTGGCAAGTTTGTTGACCTTTGTCCTTTCAACAGTTTTCGCGGCTCTTTCTTTCTATGTTATTGAGCCAATGATTGCGGGTAAAGAGCCTAAAATGTTGGGGACCGAGCTCAATATCATTCCTTATAAAAAATGGATTAAGGGATTGGCAGGAGCCTTGGCTGTGGCTAGTTTATTAATCACTTTTATGGCCCCAAAATTAGGGGAATTTGAATCAGGTGTCTTGGTAGATTCACTTACTCAAGCAGACACTGGAATGAATTTAACCAATCAGCGGACAGCTGGTGATGCCAATGCTATGAATAATGTTTTGATTATTGGTGATTCGGTGGCTCTTCGCTCTCAAGATACGTTTACTAGTAAGATGCCTAATGCTTTATTGGACGCTTCGGTCAGTCGGAGTTTTGATGCAGCTTATGAAACCTTCAAAACGAATATTGATTCCAATACCTTGCCAGAGACGGTAGTCTTAGCTGTTGGTGTTAATTCACCAGATAATTATCAGGATGACATTCAGCAGTTTCTAGATGCTTTACCAGACGGTCATCGTTTAGTTTTGGTGACGCCTTATGATTCTCAAGAAGATACTAAGATGTCTGCCGTACGTGATTATGAGCTTCAGTTAGCTCAGGATAATGCGTATATTAGTGTGGCAGATTGGTACCAAACTGCTCAGGATAACCCTGATATTTGGGGAGGGACTGATGGTGTTCACTATTCTCAGTCAACTAATGGAGCTGATCTTTATGTACAAACGATTCAGGATGCTGTAGCTGATGCTGCTAGAAAACCAGCCAAGGGTCAGTAA
- the thrC gene encoding threonine synthase, with product MTLIYQSTRNAQNQVTASQAILHGLASDGGLFTPMNLPEVELNFNQLKDSSYQEVAKLVLSAFLDDFTESELDACIAKAYDSKFDTPKIAPLVKLGDQYNLELFHGSTIAFKDMALSILPHLLTTSAKKQGIDNKIVILTATSGDTGKAAMAGFADVPGTEIIVFYPKGGVSKIQELQMTTQKGSNTHVVAIEGNFDDAQTDVKRMFNDEELRQKLLDKKMQLSSANSMNIGRLVPQIVYYVYAYAQLIKAGDIQNGEKINVTVPTGNFGNILAAYYAKEIGVPIAKLICASNENKVLTDFFATKVYDKKRDFKVTSSPSMDILVSSNLERLIFHLLGNDAVKTKTLMDCLAEKGEYQLEPVRPEILDLFEAGFATEEETSAEIKRVYDMSAYIEDPHTAVASAVYHAYKKESGDETPVVIASTASPYKFPRVAVSAVGGQDVEDDFKAVEELHHLSGVAVPKAVDGLETAEVRHKTVVATADMQQAVEDYLGV from the coding sequence ATGACTTTAATTTATCAATCAACTAGGAATGCTCAAAATCAGGTGACAGCTAGTCAGGCAATTTTGCATGGTCTGGCAAGCGATGGGGGACTTTTTACTCCTATGAACTTGCCTGAGGTTGAGCTTAATTTTAATCAGTTAAAAGACTCATCTTACCAAGAGGTGGCGAAATTAGTGCTATCGGCTTTTTTGGATGACTTCACGGAGTCTGAATTAGATGCTTGCATTGCTAAGGCTTATGACAGTAAGTTCGATACACCAAAGATTGCTCCTTTGGTTAAGTTGGGGGATCAGTATAATTTGGAGCTTTTTCATGGTTCAACCATTGCCTTTAAGGATATGGCTTTGTCGATTCTACCTCATCTTTTAACAACGTCGGCTAAGAAGCAAGGGATTGATAATAAAATTGTCATCCTTACAGCGACTTCTGGTGATACAGGTAAAGCAGCCATGGCTGGTTTTGCAGATGTACCTGGAACAGAAATTATTGTCTTTTATCCTAAGGGCGGTGTCAGCAAGATTCAGGAATTACAGATGACTACGCAAAAGGGTTCTAATACTCACGTGGTTGCGATTGAAGGCAATTTTGATGATGCTCAAACCGATGTTAAGCGGATGTTTAACGATGAGGAACTGAGGCAAAAGCTACTAGATAAGAAGATGCAGCTGTCTTCTGCAAATTCTATGAATATTGGTCGTCTGGTACCGCAGATTGTTTACTATGTCTACGCTTATGCCCAGTTAATCAAGGCGGGGGATATCCAAAATGGTGAAAAGATTAATGTAACAGTCCCCACGGGAAACTTCGGTAATATTCTAGCGGCCTACTATGCGAAAGAAATTGGGGTTCCGATTGCTAAGCTGATTTGTGCTTCAAACGAAAACAAGGTTTTGACAGACTTTTTTGCGACCAAGGTTTATGATAAAAAGCGGGACTTCAAGGTAACCTCTAGTCCCTCTATGGACATTCTGGTGTCGTCTAATCTGGAACGCTTGATCTTCCACCTCTTAGGAAATGATGCGGTTAAAACTAAGACTTTGATGGATTGTCTGGCAGAAAAAGGTGAGTACCAACTAGAGCCCGTTCGTCCTGAGATTTTGGATCTCTTTGAGGCTGGATTTGCCACGGAAGAAGAAACTTCTGCTGAAATTAAGCGGGTTTATGATATGTCTGCTTATATTGAAGATCCTCATACGGCAGTTGCTTCTGCAGTTTACCACGCCTATAAGAAAGAATCTGGTGATGAGACTCCGGTTGTCATCGCTTCGACGGCCAGTCCTTATAAATTTCCGCGCGTGGCTGTGTCGGCTGTTGGCGGTCAGGATGTTGAAGATGACTTCAAGGCGGTGGAAGAATTACATCATTTATCAGGTGTAGCGGTACCCAAGGCAGTTGACGGTTTAGAAACGGCTGAAGTCCGTCACAAGACGGTTGTTGCAACAGCTGATATGCAACAGGCTGTTGAAGATTATCTAGGAGTTTAG
- a CDS encoding MATE family efflux transporter: protein MNYQKNIMNLALPAMVENFLQMLMGVVDNYLVAQVGIVAVSGVSVANNILAIYQAVLIALGSAVASLIAKNLGAKEPILARRNSWDALLLTLALTVLLGLFSIFAGSSLLSLLGTQRNVTQAGGTYLAIVGGGVLFLGLMTVLGNILRAQGRPKVSMYVSLFSNLLNALLSSIAIFVCHWGISGVAFSTVLSRLIGTLLLWSSAKLDVREFRASRLWNKALLNLALPASGERLMMRAGDVIIVSLIVGLGTKAVAGNAIGETLTQFNYMPGMGVATATVILVAHSLGQEDYQALRQIVRETYWLAAFLMLIVGGLIFLLGNHLSGLFTSDGSVIAYSGIVIFYSFVGSLITAGTLIYTAVWQGLGKANLPFYATSFGMWIIRIGLGYLLVVALGYGLSAVWLATLADNAFRFAFLYLRYKNVKFLKN, encoded by the coding sequence ATGAATTATCAAAAAAATATTATGAATTTGGCTCTACCAGCTATGGTGGAGAATTTCCTCCAGATGTTGATGGGAGTCGTTGATAACTATCTAGTGGCTCAAGTTGGGATTGTTGCCGTCTCGGGTGTGTCGGTTGCTAATAATATCTTAGCTATCTATCAGGCGGTCTTGATTGCCTTAGGCAGTGCGGTTGCTAGTTTAATTGCTAAAAATTTAGGAGCTAAGGAGCCAATATTGGCTCGGCGAAATAGTTGGGACGCTCTCTTGTTGACCTTGGCTTTAACGGTCCTCTTGGGGCTTTTTTCAATCTTTGCCGGCTCTAGTCTCTTAAGTTTGTTGGGAACACAAAGAAATGTAACTCAGGCAGGTGGAACTTATTTGGCTATTGTTGGCGGGGGAGTTCTATTTCTAGGCTTGATGACGGTTTTGGGGAATATTTTACGGGCTCAAGGACGTCCCAAGGTTTCTATGTATGTTAGCCTTTTTTCCAATCTCCTAAATGCTTTGCTTTCTTCGATTGCTATTTTTGTCTGTCATTGGGGAATATCAGGAGTGGCTTTTTCGACGGTTTTGTCGCGTTTGATTGGAACGCTGCTGCTTTGGTCTTCAGCAAAATTGGATGTGCGAGAGTTCAGGGCAAGTCGCCTTTGGAATAAGGCTTTGCTGAATTTGGCTCTGCCTGCTTCAGGAGAAAGGTTAATGATGCGGGCAGGAGATGTGATTATTGTCAGCTTGATTGTTGGTCTGGGAACCAAGGCTGTTGCTGGTAATGCTATCGGGGAGACTTTAACCCAATTTAATTATATGCCGGGTATGGGCGTGGCCACAGCAACAGTTATATTGGTTGCCCACAGCTTAGGTCAAGAGGACTATCAGGCTTTGAGGCAGATTGTTCGTGAAACCTATTGGCTAGCAGCTTTTTTGATGTTAATCGTTGGCGGCCTAATCTTTCTTCTAGGGAATCATCTGTCAGGCCTTTTTACGAGTGATGGTAGTGTCATAGCTTACAGTGGAATTGTCATTTTTTATTCTTTTGTCGGGAGTTTAATCACGGCTGGGACACTAATTTATACAGCAGTTTGGCAGGGGCTGGGAAAAGCTAACCTTCCTTTCTATGCTACTAGCTTTGGTATGTGGATTATTAGAATAGGTCTGGGTTACCTATTGGTGGTTGCGTTGGGTTATGGTTTGTCAGCGGTTTGGCTGGCTACTCTGGCTGATAATGCCTTTCGATTTGCCTTTCTCTATTTACGTTATAAAAACGTAAAATTTTTGAAGAATTAA
- a CDS encoding acetoin reductase, with protein sequence MANENRVAVVTGGGQGIGKGIVSQLCQDGFAVVVADLNEATAKATVDELTSKGYKASFVVGDVSKKEDHSKFVEKAVSEFGRLDVYVNNAGIAQIKTLQEETAEDFDRIFKINVFGTLFGIQVATEQFRKQNDGEKIRKIINASSIAGHVAFDLLGAYSSTKFAVRGLTQAAAKELGQEHITVNAYCPGIVGTDMWDLIDEKMVELKGGQKGQYLEQYSKMITMGRVQKPADVANYVSYLASPKSDYMTGQAVQIDGGIQFI encoded by the coding sequence ATGGCAAACGAAAATCGTGTTGCAGTCGTCACAGGTGGAGGTCAAGGGATTGGTAAGGGGATTGTTAGTCAACTTTGCCAAGACGGATTTGCAGTTGTTGTTGCAGATTTGAATGAGGCAACTGCTAAGGCTACAGTTGATGAATTGACCTCTAAAGGCTATAAGGCGAGTTTTGTTGTAGGGGATGTTTCCAAAAAAGAAGATCATTCTAAGTTTGTTGAAAAGGCGGTGTCGGAGTTCGGTCGATTAGATGTCTATGTCAACAATGCTGGAATTGCCCAAATTAAGACTCTTCAAGAAGAAACAGCAGAAGATTTTGATAGGATTTTTAAAATCAATGTTTTTGGCACTCTTTTTGGAATACAGGTTGCAACAGAGCAATTCCGTAAACAAAATGATGGGGAAAAAATTCGTAAGATTATCAATGCTTCGAGTATCGCCGGTCATGTTGCTTTCGATCTCTTGGGAGCATACTCATCAACCAAATTTGCTGTTCGTGGTTTAACACAAGCGGCTGCAAAAGAGCTGGGACAGGAGCATATAACGGTTAATGCCTACTGTCCAGGGATTGTTGGGACAGATATGTGGGATCTGATTGATGAAAAGATGGTTGAACTTAAAGGAGGGCAAAAAGGTCAGTACTTGGAGCAATATTCTAAGATGATTACCATGGGTCGTGTGCAAAAGCCAGCTGATGTTGCTAACTATGTTTCTTATTTAGCATCACCTAAATCTGACTATATGACTGGTCAAGCCGTTCAAATTGATGGTGGTATTCAATTCATCTAA
- the rpsJ gene encoding 30S ribosomal protein S10 has translation MANKKIRIRLKAYEHRTLDTAAEKIVETATRTGASVAGPIPLPTERSLYTVIRATHKYKDSREQFEMRTHKRLIDIVNPTQKTVDALMKLDLPSGVNVEIKL, from the coding sequence ATGGCAAATAAAAAAATCCGTATTCGCTTGAAAGCGTACGAACATCGCACACTTGACACTGCGGCAGAAAAAATCGTAGAAACTGCAACCCGTACAGGTGCATCAGTTGCTGGTCCAATTCCGTTGCCAACTGAACGCAGTCTTTACACTGTTATTCGCGCGACTCATAAATACAAAGATTCACGTGAACAATTTGAAATGCGTACCCACAAACGTCTGATTGACATTGTGAATCCAACGCAAAAAACTGTTGACGCTTTGATGAAGCTGGATCTTCCAAGCGGTGTCAATGTTGAAATCAAACTTTAA